In a single window of the Bradyrhizobium sp. ORS 285 genome:
- a CDS encoding phosphorylase → MKLGMGDETSTDRPIDPRPVLVVTGLVQEARIAAGPGMMVICSSSDPKQLRSLLTVFDPTSIRGVVSFGVAGGLDPSLKAGDIVVATEVTAGDARWLSGLSLREEHIARAALKKRRVVRGVLAGAEEVVVAKARKAALRMKTGAAAVDMESHIAAAYAAEYGLPFAALRVISDPAHRTLPSLAKDAIKPNGDIDLPMILRGVARNPTVLGGLVSTGIEFNRALRSLRGARDLLLSGVLAAEHFLETETLAAAEA, encoded by the coding sequence GGGACTTGTGCAGGAGGCTCGCATCGCTGCGGGGCCCGGCATGATGGTGATCTGCAGCTCGAGCGATCCCAAGCAATTGCGCTCGCTGCTCACGGTGTTCGACCCGACATCGATCCGCGGCGTGGTGAGCTTCGGCGTCGCCGGCGGTCTCGATCCGAGCCTCAAGGCCGGCGACATCGTCGTCGCGACCGAGGTCACGGCCGGCGACGCGCGCTGGCTCTCAGGCCTGTCCCTTCGTGAAGAACATATTGCCCGCGCCGCGCTGAAGAAGCGCCGCGTGGTCCGCGGCGTGCTCGCAGGCGCCGAAGAAGTGGTGGTGGCGAAGGCCCGCAAGGCTGCGCTGCGCATGAAGACCGGCGCTGCCGCCGTCGACATGGAGAGCCACATCGCAGCCGCCTATGCCGCCGAATACGGTCTGCCGTTCGCGGCGCTGCGCGTCATCTCCGATCCGGCCCACCGCACGCTGCCGTCGCTGGCCAAGGACGCGATCAAGCCGAACGGCGACATCGACCTGCCGATGATCCTGCGCGGCGTCGCCCGCAATCCGACCGTGCTGGGTGGGCTGGTGTCGACGGGCATCGAGTTCAACCGCGCTCTCCGCTCACTCCGCGGCGCCCGCGACCTTCTGCTGAGCGGCGTGCTCGCCGCCGAGCATTTCCTCGAGACCGAGACGCTGGCCGCCGCCGAGGCGTGA